From Pseudomonas poae, the proteins below share one genomic window:
- a CDS encoding phosphate ABC transporter substrate-binding/OmpA family protein — protein sequence MMLRVLFLCCAITLPAVAAALPVPDQGPALRLQGSNTIGAALGPALVKGLMEHQGLQGVHSEPTDGANEQRVIGKTRQGKTVTIEVAAHGSSTGFAALKNASADLAASSRPIKNSELVDLEPLGDLKSPEAEQVIAIDGLAIILNPQNPLNTLTTEQLAQLFNGEISTWEALGGVGGPIHLYARDDQSGTYDTFKELVLNRRGKPMAPAKRFESSEQLSDAVSQDPQGIGFIGLPYVRQAKAVAIVDGDSQPMLPLNSLIATEDYPLSRRLFFYLPPSARNPWAKALVDFTQSSKGQAIVAANGFIAQQVQAMAVEPRPSMPEDYQAIARDAQRLTVNFRFEEGSASLDNKARQDLQRVVAYLKSDNKLDKQVTLVGFGDAKNDPQRAALLSKLRAMAVRRELVKNGVVLKDIRGFGAQMPVAANTADEGRIKNRRVEVWVY from the coding sequence ATGATGCTGCGCGTTCTGTTCCTGTGTTGCGCGATCACCCTCCCCGCTGTGGCTGCTGCCCTTCCCGTTCCCGACCAAGGCCCTGCGTTACGCCTCCAGGGCTCGAACACCATCGGCGCCGCGCTCGGGCCCGCACTGGTCAAGGGGCTGATGGAGCACCAGGGCTTACAGGGCGTGCACAGTGAACCCACCGACGGCGCCAATGAACAGCGGGTGATCGGCAAGACGCGCCAGGGCAAAACCGTGACCATCGAGGTGGCCGCCCACGGGTCCAGCACCGGGTTCGCTGCGCTGAAAAACGCCAGTGCCGACCTCGCCGCGTCTTCACGCCCGATCAAGAACAGCGAGCTGGTAGACCTTGAACCGCTTGGCGACCTGAAAAGCCCCGAGGCCGAACAGGTGATCGCCATCGACGGCCTGGCAATCATCCTCAACCCGCAAAACCCGCTGAACACCCTGACCACCGAGCAACTGGCGCAGCTGTTCAACGGCGAAATCAGCACATGGGAGGCACTGGGCGGCGTCGGCGGGCCCATTCATTTGTATGCACGGGATGATCAATCCGGCACCTACGATACCTTCAAGGAACTGGTGCTGAACCGACGCGGCAAACCCATGGCGCCCGCCAAGCGTTTTGAGTCCAGCGAGCAATTGTCAGATGCCGTGAGCCAGGACCCGCAGGGCATCGGTTTTATCGGCCTGCCCTATGTGCGCCAGGCCAAGGCGGTGGCGATTGTCGATGGCGACTCGCAACCGATGTTGCCGCTCAACAGCCTGATTGCCACCGAGGATTACCCGCTGTCCCGCCGTTTGTTCTTTTACCTGCCGCCGTCGGCGCGCAACCCGTGGGCCAAGGCGCTGGTGGACTTTACCCAAAGCAGCAAGGGCCAGGCGATTGTTGCCGCGAATGGGTTTATCGCGCAGCAGGTGCAGGCGATGGCCGTGGAGCCACGCCCGTCGATGCCTGAGGACTACCAGGCCATTGCGCGTGATGCCCAGCGTTTGACCGTGAACTTTCGTTTCGAGGAAGGCAGCGCCAGCCTGGATAACAAAGCGCGTCAGGATTTGCAGCGGGTGGTGGCGTACCTGAAAAGCGACAACAAGCTGGATAAGCAGGTGACGCTGGTGGGCTTTGGTGATGCCAAGAACGACCCGCAGCGGGCGGCACTGCTATCCAAGTTAAGGGCGATGGCGGTACGCCGTGAGCTGGTGAAGAACGGCGTGGTGCTGAAGGATATTCGTGGGTTTGGTGCGCAGATGCCGGTGGCGGCGAACACGGCGGATGAGGGGCGGATCAAGAATCGGCGGGTAGAGGTTTGGGTGTACTGA
- a CDS encoding GNAT family N-acetyltransferase: MPETSTAIAEIRLLNSGYSREARSLLYQAYRHEPTFAYIFEAERPGYEQRVRATVRELVKQHFFQKLPAIGLFVNDRLIGIALIAPPQRRLGITESWAWQLRMWLSTGVRGTRRYLEYHYAVLACLPSESVHVLPLLGIHPQFQGKHYGEQLLEAVHNWCAEDPHSSGVVLDTGNSRYLEFYKRQGYEEIGEVAVGPILEHVFFHPNPQVLQATTA, from the coding sequence ATGCCTGAAACCTCGACTGCCATTGCCGAAATCCGCTTGCTCAACAGCGGCTATTCCCGCGAGGCTCGCTCCCTGTTGTATCAGGCCTATCGGCACGAGCCGACCTTCGCCTATATCTTCGAGGCCGAGCGCCCAGGCTATGAGCAGCGAGTGCGCGCCACCGTGCGGGAGTTGGTCAAGCAGCATTTCTTCCAGAAACTGCCGGCCATCGGCCTGTTCGTCAACGATCGGCTGATCGGCATCGCGCTGATCGCGCCACCGCAACGGCGTTTGGGGATTACCGAGAGCTGGGCCTGGCAACTGCGCATGTGGCTGAGCACCGGTGTACGCGGCACCCGGCGCTATCTGGAATACCATTACGCCGTGTTGGCCTGCCTGCCCAGCGAATCGGTGCATGTGTTGCCGCTGCTGGGCATTCATCCGCAATTCCAGGGCAAGCATTACGGTGAACAACTGCTGGAAGCGGTTCACAACTGGTGCGCCGAAGACCCGCACTCATCCGGAGTGGTGCTGGATACCGGCAATTCACGCTATCTGGAGTTTTATAAGCGCCAGGGCTACGAGGAAATCGGCGAGGTCGCTGTAGGACCAATTCTGGAACATGTTTTTTTTCATCCCAACCCCCAAGTCCTACAGGCTACAACGGCTTAA
- a CDS encoding MarR family transcriptional regulator: MKHFTPDNFHNCHLGLLLGRAALLKDRIIDTHMEPHGITAAQFKVLIIMAQYGVDTPAELCRNLSLDSGSMTRMLDRLEQKGLLGRKRSELDRRQVQLVLTADGQRLADMLPYIGAEALNQLAGALEPGELQTLEKILKKILIAAGDPITLQRVGKE, from the coding sequence ATGAAACACTTCACCCCCGACAACTTCCACAACTGCCACCTCGGGCTGTTGCTGGGCCGCGCCGCGTTGCTTAAAGACCGCATCATCGACACCCATATGGAACCCCACGGCATCACCGCCGCGCAGTTCAAAGTGTTGATCATCATGGCCCAGTACGGCGTCGACACCCCGGCCGAGCTGTGCCGCAACCTGTCCCTGGACAGCGGCTCGATGACGCGCATGCTCGATCGTCTCGAGCAAAAGGGCTTGCTGGGCCGTAAGCGTTCCGAGCTGGATCGGCGCCAGGTGCAGCTGGTGCTGACTGCCGACGGCCAGCGCCTGGCGGACATGCTGCCGTACATCGGCGCCGAGGCGCTGAACCAGTTGGCCGGCGCCCTGGAGCCCGGCGAGTTGCAAACCCTGGAAAAGATCCTCAAGAAAATTCTGATAGCTGCCGGTGATCCCATCACCCTTCAGCGGGTAGGTAAAGAATGA
- a CDS encoding efflux transporter outer membrane subunit: MNTRALSLVLVAMSLAGCANFSGLDTQGQRLDANTLQTGKSLSGVTLSNAAWPSAEWWKSLGDPQLDGLIREALQNSPDMQVASARAHQAEAAAYAADAARMPTLDASAGVSRSRLAKDQDPLGQGDAYATVRNISASFNYNFDLWGGQRAAWEAALGQARAAEVDQQAARLTLAANVAKAYSDLGQAHIVRDLANDDLKRTRQMLDLGQRRLNSGIDSQYQYQQTESLEASSQSQLIDAEKQLQSAKIALAVLLGKGPDRGSELTRPNLLKPSAVAVPSVLPAELVGRRPDLIAARWRVEAASKNVAASKTRFYPNLNLSASAGAESLLGDAMFGSASRFFSIAPTLSLPIFDGGRLRADLDARDADYDLAVAQYNKTLVQALGDIGNTLVQLRETGRQIQAQQHAADIAQQSYDTGVQRYSSGIGNYLDVLSIEQQLLQAQRQLATLNAAQIDLSIQLMQALGGGYSANNVASTTPATRTE, encoded by the coding sequence ATGAACACTCGTGCCCTTAGCCTGGTGCTGGTCGCCATGAGCCTGGCCGGTTGCGCCAATTTCAGCGGCCTCGATACGCAGGGCCAGCGCCTCGACGCCAATACCCTGCAAACTGGCAAATCCCTGAGCGGCGTGACGCTCTCGAACGCCGCCTGGCCCAGCGCCGAGTGGTGGAAAAGCCTCGGCGACCCCCAGCTCGACGGCCTGATCCGTGAAGCCCTGCAAAACAGCCCGGACATGCAAGTGGCCAGCGCCCGTGCCCATCAGGCCGAGGCCGCTGCCTATGCCGCCGACGCTGCGCGCATGCCAACCCTGGATGCCAGCGCTGGCGTCAGCCGTTCGCGTTTGGCCAAAGACCAGGACCCGCTGGGGCAGGGCGACGCCTACGCCACCGTGCGAAATATCAGCGCCAGCTTCAACTACAACTTCGACCTCTGGGGTGGCCAGCGCGCCGCCTGGGAAGCGGCGTTGGGCCAGGCGCGTGCCGCCGAAGTCGATCAACAAGCCGCACGCCTGACCCTGGCCGCCAACGTGGCCAAGGCTTACAGCGACCTGGGCCAGGCCCATATCGTGCGTGACCTGGCCAATGATGACCTCAAGCGCACCCGACAGATGCTTGATCTGGGCCAGCGCCGCTTGAACTCGGGCATCGACAGCCAGTATCAGTATCAGCAGACCGAAAGCCTGGAAGCCAGCTCCCAGTCGCAGTTGATCGATGCGGAAAAACAACTGCAAAGCGCCAAGATCGCCCTGGCCGTACTGCTCGGCAAAGGCCCCGACCGTGGCAGTGAGCTGACCCGGCCGAACCTGTTGAAACCCAGCGCCGTCGCCGTGCCCTCGGTGTTGCCTGCCGAATTGGTTGGCCGTCGTCCCGACCTGATTGCTGCGCGCTGGCGCGTGGAGGCGGCGAGCAAAAACGTCGCCGCGAGCAAAACCCGCTTCTACCCCAACCTCAACCTGAGCGCGAGTGCCGGGGCCGAGTCGTTGCTGGGCGATGCGATGTTTGGTTCGGCCAGCCGCTTCTTCAGCATTGCGCCGACCCTTTCGCTGCCGATCTTCGACGGCGGCCGCCTACGTGCCGACCTTGATGCCCGCGATGCGGATTACGACCTGGCCGTGGCCCAGTACAACAAAACCCTGGTGCAAGCCTTGGGTGATATCGGCAATACGCTGGTGCAGTTGCGCGAAACCGGGCGGCAGATCCAAGCGCAGCAACATGCCGCGGACATTGCCCAGCAGTCCTACGACACCGGGGTGCAGCGCTACAGCTCCGGGATCGGTAACTACTTGGATGTGCTGAGCATCGAGCAGCAATTGCTGCAGGCCCAGCGCCAGCTGGCGACCCTGAATGCGGCGCAGATCGACCTGTCGATTCAATTGATGCAGGCCCTGGGTGGCGGCTACAGCGCCAACAACGTGGCATCGACCACCCCAGCCACACGCACGGAATAA
- a CDS encoding acyl-CoA dehydrogenase, whose amino-acid sequence MDFAYSPKVQELRERVIAFMDAYVYPAEPVFERQVSEGDRWQPTAIMEELKAKAKAEGLWNLFLPESELGAGLTNLEYAPLAEIMGRSLLGPEPFNCSAPDTGNMEVLVRYANEEQKQRWLEPLLRGEIRSAFAMTEPDVASSDATNMAARAERQGDEWVINGKKWWTSGACDPRCKILIFMGLSNPDAPRHQQHSMILVPVDAPGVKIVRPLPVFGYDDAPHGHAEVLFDNVRVPYENVLLGEGRGFEIAQGRLGPGRIHHCMRSIGMAERALELMCKRSVSRTAFGKPLARLGGNIDKIADSRMEIDMARLLTLKAAYMMDTVGNKVAKSEIAQIKVVAPNVALKVIDRAIQIHGGAGVSNDFPLAYMYAMQRTLRLADGPDEVHRAAIGKFEIGKYVPKELMRSGQ is encoded by the coding sequence ATGGATTTCGCCTATTCGCCCAAGGTTCAGGAACTGCGTGAACGCGTCATAGCGTTTATGGATGCTTACGTTTACCCGGCCGAGCCGGTGTTCGAGCGCCAGGTCAGCGAAGGTGATCGCTGGCAGCCTACCGCCATCATGGAAGAGCTCAAAGCCAAGGCTAAGGCTGAAGGCTTGTGGAACCTGTTCCTGCCCGAATCCGAACTCGGCGCTGGCCTGACCAACCTTGAATACGCGCCGCTGGCCGAAATCATGGGCCGCTCGTTATTGGGCCCGGAGCCGTTCAACTGCTCCGCCCCCGACACCGGCAATATGGAAGTGCTGGTGCGTTACGCCAACGAAGAACAGAAGCAGCGCTGGCTCGAGCCGCTGCTGCGCGGCGAGATCCGCTCGGCGTTTGCGATGACCGAGCCGGACGTAGCCTCCTCGGACGCCACCAACATGGCCGCCCGCGCCGAGCGCCAGGGTGACGAGTGGGTGATCAACGGCAAGAAGTGGTGGACCTCCGGCGCCTGCGACCCGCGCTGCAAAATCCTGATATTTATGGGCCTGAGCAATCCGGATGCACCGCGTCACCAGCAGCACTCGATGATCCTGGTTCCGGTAGATGCCCCCGGCGTGAAAATCGTGCGCCCACTGCCGGTATTCGGCTACGACGACGCACCGCACGGCCATGCCGAAGTACTGTTCGACAATGTGCGCGTGCCGTACGAAAACGTGTTGCTCGGTGAAGGCCGAGGCTTTGAAATTGCCCAGGGCCGCCTTGGCCCAGGCCGCATCCACCACTGCATGCGCTCCATCGGCATGGCCGAGCGTGCGCTGGAATTGATGTGCAAACGCTCGGTCAGCCGTACCGCGTTCGGCAAGCCGTTGGCCCGTCTGGGCGGCAATATCGACAAGATCGCCGATTCACGGATGGAAATCGACATGGCGCGCCTGTTGACGCTGAAGGCGGCGTACATGATGGACACCGTGGGTAACAAAGTCGCGAAAAGCGAAATCGCCCAGATCAAGGTCGTGGCGCCGAACGTGGCGTTGAAGGTGATCGACCGGGCGATCCAGATTCATGGCGGTGCCGGTGTCTCCAATGACTTCCCGCTGGCCTACATGTATGCCATGCAACGTACCTTGCGCCTGGCCGATGGGCCGGACGAAGTGCACCGTGCGGCGATCGGCAAGTTTGAGATCGGCAAGTATGTGCCTAAGGAACTGATGCGCAGCGGGCAGTAA
- a CDS encoding efflux RND transporter periplasmic adaptor subunit yields the protein MATAENTNATEQPKDNNPRKRKVMLIGLALLVILGVVGVWGWYELYGRFNESTDDAYVNGNVVEITPLVTGTVVSIGADDGDLVHEGQVLVNFDPNDAAVGLQSAQANLARTVRQVRGLYSNVDGMKAQVNAQKADVQTAQDNFNRRKTLAAGGAISQEELSHARDSLTAAKNALTNLEQQLKTTNALVDDTVISSHPDVQAAAAQLRQAYLTNARSTLIAPVTGYVAKRTVQLGQRVQPGTALMAVIPLNQLWIDANFKETQLRDMRIGQPVDIESDIYGSDVKYSGTVDSLGAGTGSAFALLPAQNATGNWIKIVQRVPVRIHINADELAKHPLRVGLSTVVSVNLHDQSGPVLAQQAPQKASFTTNVYDRQLAEADAMITQLIHDNSLAAPKAVQR from the coding sequence ATGGCCACTGCCGAAAACACCAACGCAACCGAACAACCCAAAGACAACAACCCACGCAAACGCAAAGTCATGCTGATCGGCCTGGCGCTGCTCGTCATCCTTGGCGTGGTGGGCGTATGGGGCTGGTATGAACTCTACGGGCGCTTCAATGAAAGCACCGACGACGCTTATGTGAACGGCAACGTGGTGGAAATCACCCCGCTGGTCACCGGCACCGTGGTCAGCATCGGCGCCGACGACGGCGACCTGGTCCACGAAGGCCAGGTGCTGGTCAACTTCGACCCGAATGACGCCGCCGTCGGCCTGCAAAGTGCCCAGGCCAACCTGGCCCGCACGGTGCGCCAGGTGCGTGGTTTGTACAGCAATGTCGATGGCATGAAGGCCCAGGTCAACGCGCAGAAAGCCGACGTGCAAACCGCGCAGGACAACTTCAACCGTCGTAAAACCCTGGCGGCCGGTGGGGCGATCTCCCAAGAGGAGCTGTCCCATGCCCGTGACAGCCTGACCGCGGCAAAGAACGCCCTGACCAACCTTGAGCAGCAACTCAAAACCACCAATGCCTTGGTCGACGACACAGTGATCAGCTCCCACCCGGATGTGCAGGCCGCCGCCGCACAACTGCGCCAGGCCTACCTGACCAATGCGCGCAGCACCTTGATCGCCCCGGTCACCGGCTACGTGGCCAAGCGCACCGTGCAACTGGGCCAACGCGTGCAACCGGGTACCGCGCTGATGGCGGTGATCCCGCTGAACCAACTGTGGATCGACGCCAACTTCAAGGAAACCCAGCTGCGCGATATGCGCATTGGTCAGCCGGTGGACATCGAGTCTGACATCTACGGCAGTGACGTGAAGTACAGCGGCACCGTGGACAGCCTGGGCGCCGGTACCGGCAGTGCGTTCGCATTGCTGCCGGCGCAGAACGCCACCGGTAACTGGATCAAGATCGTGCAACGGGTACCGGTGCGTATCCATATCAATGCCGATGAGCTGGCCAAGCACCCGCTGCGGGTGGGCTTGAGCACGGTGGTCAGCGTTAACCTGCACGACCAAAGTGGCCCGGTGCTGGCGCAACAGGCGCCGCAAAAAGCTTCGTTCACCACCAATGTGTATGACCGCCAACTGGCCGAAGCCGACGCCATGATCACGCAGTTGATCCATGACAACAGCCTCGCCGCCCCCAAGGCTGTGCAACGCTGA
- a CDS encoding DHA2 family efflux MFS transporter permease subunit encodes MSNNASFTPPSLLMATIGLSLATFMQVLDTTIANVALPTISGNLGVSSEQGTWVITSFAVSNAIALPLTGWLSRRFGEVKLFLWATMLFVLASFLCGISTSMPELIGFRVLQGLVAGPLYPMTQTLLIAVYPPARRGMALALLAMVTVVAPIAGPILGGWITDSYSWPWIFFINVPIGIFAVMVVRSQLKKRPVVTSYQPMDYVGLLSLIVGVGALQIILDKGNDLDWFESNFIIIGAAISVIALAVFIIWEMTDEHPVVNLRLFAYRNFRIGTIVLILGYAGFFGINLILPQWLQTQMGYTATWAGLAVAPIGILPVLMSPFVGKYAHKFDLRLLAGLAFLAIGLSCFMRAGFTNEVDFTHIALVQLFMGIGVALFFMPTLSILMSDLPPAQIADGAGLATFLRTLGGSFAASLTTWIWIRRADQHHAYMSENMTTYDSTTRDALQALGGAGHKAYAQLDQILTSQAYMMSTVDYFTLLGWMFMGLMLLVWLAKPPFGAKAGPEASGH; translated from the coding sequence ATGAGCAATAACGCCTCCTTCACGCCACCCAGCCTGTTGATGGCCACCATTGGCCTGTCGCTGGCGACCTTTATGCAGGTGCTCGACACCACCATCGCCAACGTGGCGTTGCCGACTATTTCCGGCAACCTGGGCGTGAGTTCGGAGCAGGGCACCTGGGTGATCACCTCGTTTGCGGTGAGCAACGCGATTGCCTTGCCGCTGACCGGCTGGCTGAGCCGGCGCTTTGGCGAGGTGAAGCTGTTTCTGTGGGCGACCATGCTGTTTGTGCTGGCGTCGTTCCTGTGCGGTATTTCCACCTCGATGCCCGAGCTGATTGGCTTTCGAGTGCTGCAGGGCCTGGTGGCGGGGCCGTTGTACCCGATGACCCAGACCTTGCTGATCGCGGTCTACCCACCGGCCAGGCGCGGCATGGCCCTGGCGTTACTGGCGATGGTCACAGTGGTGGCGCCGATTGCCGGCCCGATTCTCGGCGGCTGGATCACCGACAGCTACAGCTGGCCGTGGATCTTCTTTATCAACGTGCCCATCGGCATCTTTGCGGTGATGGTGGTGCGCTCGCAGCTCAAGAAACGCCCAGTGGTCACCAGTTACCAGCCGATGGATTACGTCGGGCTGCTCAGCTTGATCGTCGGTGTCGGCGCCTTGCAGATCATCCTCGACAAGGGCAACGACCTGGACTGGTTCGAATCCAACTTCATTATCATCGGGGCGGCGATTTCGGTGATCGCCCTGGCGGTGTTCATCATCTGGGAAATGACCGACGAGCACCCGGTGGTCAACCTGCGGCTGTTTGCCTACCGTAACTTCCGTATTGGCACCATTGTGTTGATCCTGGGTTATGCGGGCTTCTTCGGGATCAACCTGATCCTGCCGCAATGGCTGCAAACCCAGATGGGCTACACCGCCACCTGGGCCGGCCTGGCAGTGGCGCCGATCGGGATTCTGCCAGTGCTGATGTCGCCGTTTGTCGGCAAGTACGCGCACAAGTTCGACCTGCGCCTGCTGGCGGGCCTGGCGTTCCTGGCGATTGGCTTGAGTTGCTTTATGCGCGCAGGCTTCACCAATGAGGTGGACTTCACCCACATCGCCCTGGTGCAGCTGTTTATGGGGATCGGCGTGGCGCTGTTCTTTATGCCGACCTTGAGCATCCTGATGTCCGACCTGCCACCGGCACAAATCGCCGACGGCGCGGGCCTCGCGACGTTCCTGCGGACCCTGGGTGGCAGCTTCGCAGCGTCGCTCACGACCTGGATCTGGATTCGCCGGGCCGACCAGCACCATGCGTACATGAGCGAGAACATGACCACCTACGACTCGACCACCCGTGACGCCTTGCAGGCGCTCGGCGGGGCAGGGCACAAGGCTTATGCGCAACTGGACCAGATCCTCACCAGCCAGGCGTACATGATGTCCACCGTGGATTACTTCACGTTGCTGGGGTGGATGTTCATGGGGTTGATGCTGCTGGTATGGCTGGCGAAGCCGCCGTTTGGGGCCAAGGCCGGGCCGGAGGCTTCGGGGCACTGA
- the lpxH gene encoding UDP-2,3-diacylglucosamine diphosphatase: MILLISDLHLIDTRPDITRAFLDLLQGRARGAQALYILGDFFEAWIGDDGMTPFQRSICEALRELSDSGTPIFIMHGNRDFLIGKAFCKAAGATLLKDPSVVQLAGEPVLLMHGDSLCTRDLGYMKLRRILRNPIVLFILRHLPLRTRHKLARKLRSESSAQVRMKANDIVDVTPEEVPRVMQQFGVRTLVHGHTHRPAIHKLQIGDQAAKRIVLGDWDKQGWALQVDDQGFALGAFDFVNPQLALPVAAGLARDAGTSV; this comes from the coding sequence GTGATATTGCTGATTTCAGATTTGCATCTGATCGATACGCGCCCGGACATCACCCGGGCGTTTCTGGATCTGCTCCAAGGCCGCGCCCGAGGCGCCCAGGCGTTGTACATTCTGGGGGACTTCTTTGAAGCCTGGATTGGCGACGACGGGATGACGCCCTTCCAGCGCTCCATTTGCGAGGCTCTGCGCGAGCTGAGCGACAGCGGCACCCCGATTTTCATCATGCATGGCAACCGCGATTTCCTGATCGGCAAGGCCTTCTGCAAAGCAGCAGGCGCCACCTTGCTCAAGGACCCGAGTGTCGTGCAGCTCGCAGGCGAACCTGTGCTCTTGATGCACGGCGACAGCCTGTGTACCCGCGACCTCGGCTATATGAAGCTGCGGCGCATCCTGCGCAACCCGATTGTGCTGTTTATCCTGCGTCACCTGCCCTTGCGCACCCGGCACAAGCTGGCGCGCAAGCTGCGCAGCGAAAGTAGCGCTCAGGTACGCATGAAAGCCAATGACATTGTCGATGTCACCCCCGAGGAAGTCCCGCGGGTGATGCAGCAATTCGGCGTGCGCACCCTGGTCCACGGCCATACCCACCGCCCGGCGATCCATAAGTTGCAGATTGGCGACCAGGCGGCCAAGCGCATTGTGCTAGGGGATTGGGACAAGCAAGGGTGGGCGTTGCAGGTGGATGATCAAGGATTTGCGTTGGGCGCGTTTGACTTCGTCAATCCGCAGTTGGCGCTGCCTGTGGCAGCCGGGCTTGCCCGCGATGCAGGCACCTCGGTGTAA
- a CDS encoding autotransporter assembly complex protein TamA, translated as MKFPGRFTSGLVLLFTSCGAFAQSELDVRIKPSNDALKANIEGYIGGVGDRDEEALLRFSRGAEEQARKAAQALGFYQPQINSDVKGGKNPRLILTIDPGEPVHLRNVTIRVDGQASDLKAFRVPASDDLKSGAVLNHGHYEDAKRLIQNQASRYGFFSGRFTRQKLSVDPQAGVADIELIYDSGPRYTLGKVSFAGDTPFDEELLQRMVPFKAGAPYDSELIAELNQNLQASGFFEGVRVDAAPAASSNDVIPVAVNLQTRKPRTMGLGLGYSTDVGPRGKANWTRHWVNPQGHSYGWEAELSAPRQNVGLWYDIPLDPPLTDKLRFAGGYQNEEIANTDTLSKLLTLGPEWHSKLPSGWTRVISLKYQREEYRLGNDSGLSNLVMPGVSYSYLRSDNRIDPHNGYRLMFDTKVAKEGLGSDTNLLYGTATIKGLTTLWDNHRFLGRAQFGGSATNGYKSVPPSLRFFAGGDQSVRGYEYQTLSPENDRGDRIGGRYMVALSAEYQYSIAEKWRIATFIDQGNSFNSLELPSLKTGVGVGVRWVSPVGPIRLDLAHALEDPGGIRLHFSMGPEL; from the coding sequence ATGAAGTTTCCAGGAAGATTTACCAGCGGCTTGGTTCTGCTGTTCACAAGCTGTGGCGCATTTGCGCAGAGCGAATTGGACGTGCGGATCAAGCCCTCAAACGACGCGTTGAAAGCCAATATCGAAGGCTATATCGGCGGGGTGGGCGATCGTGATGAAGAAGCCTTGCTGCGGTTCAGCCGTGGCGCCGAGGAGCAGGCGCGCAAAGCGGCCCAGGCTCTGGGCTTCTACCAGCCACAGATCAACAGCGATGTGAAGGGCGGCAAGAACCCGCGCCTGATCCTCACTATCGACCCCGGCGAGCCGGTGCATTTGCGTAACGTGACCATTCGGGTCGACGGCCAGGCCTCGGACCTCAAGGCGTTTCGCGTGCCTGCCAGCGACGACCTCAAATCCGGCGCCGTGCTCAATCATGGCCACTACGAAGACGCCAAGCGTCTGATCCAGAACCAGGCTTCGCGCTACGGCTTTTTCAGCGGGCGCTTCACCCGCCAGAAACTCTCGGTAGACCCGCAAGCGGGCGTCGCCGATATCGAACTTATCTATGACAGCGGCCCGCGTTACACCCTGGGCAAGGTCAGTTTTGCCGGCGATACGCCGTTTGATGAAGAGCTGCTGCAACGCATGGTGCCGTTTAAAGCCGGCGCACCCTACGATTCCGAACTGATCGCCGAACTCAACCAGAACCTGCAAGCCAGCGGCTTCTTCGAGGGCGTGCGCGTGGATGCAGCCCCGGCCGCCTCCAGCAATGATGTGATCCCGGTGGCGGTCAATCTGCAAACCCGCAAGCCACGCACCATGGGCCTGGGCCTCGGTTACTCGACCGACGTCGGCCCGCGTGGCAAGGCCAACTGGACGCGCCACTGGGTCAACCCGCAGGGCCACAGTTACGGCTGGGAAGCCGAACTGTCGGCGCCGCGCCAGAACGTCGGCCTGTGGTACGACATTCCGCTGGACCCACCGCTCACCGATAAACTGCGCTTCGCCGGCGGTTATCAGAATGAAGAAATCGCCAACACCGACACCCTGAGTAAATTACTCACCCTGGGCCCCGAATGGCACAGCAAGTTGCCCAGCGGTTGGACCCGGGTGATCTCGCTCAAGTACCAGCGCGAAGAATATCGCCTGGGCAATGACTCGGGCCTCAGTAACCTGGTGATGCCGGGGGTCAGCTATTCCTACCTGCGCAGTGATAACCGCATCGACCCGCACAATGGCTATCGCCTGATGTTCGACACCAAAGTCGCCAAAGAGGGCCTTGGGTCCGACACCAACTTGCTGTATGGCACGGCCACGATCAAGGGCCTGACTACGTTGTGGGACAACCACCGTTTCCTCGGCCGGGCGCAGTTCGGTGGCAGTGCCACCAACGGGTACAAGTCGGTGCCGCCGTCGCTGCGCTTCTTCGCCGGTGGCGACCAGAGCGTGCGGGGCTACGAGTACCAGACATTGTCGCCAGAGAACGATCGCGGTGACCGTATCGGCGGCCGCTATATGGTCGCGTTGAGCGCCGAGTATCAATATTCCATCGCCGAAAAATGGCGGATCGCGACCTTTATCGACCAAGGCAACTCGTTTAACTCCCTGGAATTACCCAGCCTGAAAACCGGGGTCGGCGTGGGTGTACGTTGGGTTTCGCCGGTTGGGCCGATACGCCTCGACCTGGCCCACGCCCTCGAGGATCCGGGCGGCATTCGATTGCACTTTTCCATGGGGCCTGAGCTGTGA